From a single Flavobacteriales bacterium genomic region:
- a CDS encoding PD40 domain-containing protein: protein MKNGYAALSLIGLCTLTLGLKAQPANNSFNWKFEEGNKLMEEKFFNQSAEIWYQLLDGDKENSNLNYKLGYSYFMSYNQQDKALPYLEKASQLRDASGGHGSFNTAGYDPFDAKERNCPAEVDYYLGRAYHLNTEYDKADQFYQKFLDETGGKHTLTTIARRGLEQTANARVLTKTPKPYLISNVGPVVNTDHPDFSPVLSVDGNALFYTSRRIRPDSSNSSIIDPIAGLPYENIYVSYKDREGEWQAPELLNINPTGAGHLASVNVAADGQTLFLYRDDTGDGNIYESKLVGEVWSDPVLMGSDINTKSWETHGTLTSDGNIFYFISDRSGGEGGRDIYRAVRLPDGLWSKSQNLGNVVNTPYDEDGVFIHPNGRTMYFSSVGHNSMGGFDVFTTEQQEDGTWTPPVNLGYPLNTVDDEVFFITTADGLRGYFSSNQEGGYGEKDIYFVDLPTELEAEGLTVLKGFVIPATGEALPPSTILYVTDKATGDVRTYKPRQRDGVYVAILPPCKEYNLDYRVNDVTVHTEDIFVECESSYQEINKEIYLNPVSLGGPASIVDLPKGSPPGGKEKGEPIAPVKPGDPTNPTDPTKPTDPSKPTDPTKPALTDKELKETDPKHVTPDGGYADEYARYYEYNAKDIDNNEKRWKEFVDVVVGLIDKNGEAKIVIEASASKVPTKTYGTNDNLSRQRMEDARKRLVEAVTARGKDANLLKLEAVNSIVAGPKYAGDYKNTEKYEKYQYAKLKAR from the coding sequence ATGAAGAACGGCTACGCGGCCCTTAGTTTGATCGGCCTATGTACACTCACCTTGGGGTTAAAAGCCCAACCTGCGAATAATTCCTTTAATTGGAAATTCGAGGAGGGTAACAAATTGATGGAAGAGAAATTCTTCAATCAGTCTGCTGAGATATGGTACCAACTTTTGGACGGGGACAAAGAGAACAGTAACCTTAACTACAAGTTGGGCTACTCGTATTTCATGTCCTACAACCAACAGGACAAGGCCCTCCCCTATTTGGAGAAGGCGTCGCAGCTGCGCGATGCTAGCGGAGGCCATGGCAGTTTCAATACCGCTGGATATGACCCGTTCGATGCCAAGGAACGCAATTGCCCTGCTGAAGTGGATTATTATCTCGGTCGTGCATATCACTTGAATACGGAATATGATAAAGCCGACCAGTTCTATCAGAAGTTCCTGGATGAAACAGGTGGTAAGCATACCTTAACGACCATTGCTAGACGTGGATTGGAGCAAACTGCGAATGCGCGGGTCCTTACCAAAACACCGAAACCATACTTGATCAGTAACGTTGGTCCTGTTGTGAACACGGATCATCCGGATTTCAGCCCTGTGCTTTCCGTTGATGGGAACGCTTTGTTCTACACATCGCGTCGAATTCGCCCCGATAGCTCCAATAGCAGCATCATTGATCCGATCGCTGGTCTGCCTTACGAGAATATCTATGTGAGCTACAAGGATCGTGAAGGCGAGTGGCAAGCACCTGAATTGCTCAATATCAATCCAACAGGAGCTGGTCACTTGGCATCGGTGAACGTTGCGGCTGATGGACAGACCTTGTTCCTTTACCGCGATGACACCGGTGATGGTAATATCTACGAAAGTAAACTTGTCGGTGAGGTTTGGAGCGACCCGGTACTAATGGGCTCAGACATCAATACAAAGTCATGGGAAACACACGGCACACTGACTTCGGATGGTAATATCTTCTATTTCATCAGCGATCGTTCCGGTGGAGAAGGTGGCCGTGACATCTACAGAGCAGTGCGTTTGCCGGATGGTCTGTGGAGTAAGTCCCAGAACCTTGGTAATGTTGTGAATACCCCATACGATGAGGACGGTGTGTTCATTCACCCGAACGGACGTACCATGTACTTCAGCAGCGTGGGCCACAATTCCATGGGCGGTTTTGATGTATTCACCACCGAGCAACAAGAAGATGGAACGTGGACACCACCCGTAAACTTGGGCTATCCATTGAACACCGTGGATGATGAGGTCTTCTTCATTACCACTGCCGATGGATTGCGCGGTTACTTCAGCTCAAACCAGGAAGGTGGTTATGGTGAGAAGGACATTTATTTCGTGGATCTTCCAACAGAACTCGAGGCCGAAGGACTAACAGTTCTGAAAGGGTTCGTGATACCCGCAACCGGTGAGGCTTTGCCACCGAGTACCATACTCTATGTAACGGACAAGGCGACCGGAGATGTACGCACCTACAAACCTCGCCAGCGTGATGGTGTGTATGTAGCCATCCTCCCTCCTTGCAAAGAATACAACTTGGATTACCGTGTGAACGATGTTACTGTTCACACCGAGGACATCTTCGTTGAGTGCGAAAGTTCCTATCAAGAGATCAACAAAGAGATCTACCTGAACCCGGTATCATTAGGCGGTCCAGCAAGTATTGTGGACCTTCCTAAAGGTTCGCCTCCAGGTGGTAAGGAGAAAGGTGAGCCGATCGCACCAGTAAAACCAGGCGATCCGACCAATCCTACTGACCCAACAAAGCCAACTGACCCAAGCAAGCCAACTGATCCTACCAAGCCTGCATTGACGGACAAGGAGCTTAAAGAAACCGATCCGAAACACGTAACCCCTGATGGTGGTTATGCCGACGAATACGCACGCTACTACGAGTACAATGCCAAAGACATTGATAACAACGAAAAGCGGTGGAAGGAATTCGTTGATGTTGTGGTAGGGTTGATCGATAAGAACGGAGAAGCGAAGATCGTGATCGAGGCCAGCGCATCCAAAGTGCCTACCAAGACATACGGCACCAACGACAACCTGAGCCGCCAGCGTATGGAAGATGCACGTAAGCGATTGGTGGAAGCAGTTACCGCACGTGGAAAGGATGCCAACCTACTTAAGCTGGAAGCAGTGAACAGTATTGTTGCCGGTCCGAAATACGCAGGTGACTACAAGAACACTGAGAAGTACGAGAAATACCAGTACGCAAAATTGAAAGCGCGCTAG
- the kdsA gene encoding 3-deoxy-8-phosphooctulonate synthase produces MTKIVNVGNIKCGSDQLFLVSGPCVIETEDVMLRTAEKLKEVSERIKVPVIYKSSFTKDNRSSVDFYQGPGLDEGLKLLQRIKNDFGFPILTDIHYPSQAKPAAEVCDVLQIPAYLCMQTTLVTEAAKTGAVINLKHGQFLAPENMIKPAQKCESVGNSEIILTERGYTFGYNDLVVDPRAFYHLRQTGYPIIFDITHSIRKYGIPSADPRGGNREVMPTIARAGVAAGIDGVFIETHPDPSKALCDAASQLCVYDLEEFMKPLIDLHAVEVKYRQQPVTI; encoded by the coding sequence ATGACCAAGATCGTTAACGTAGGCAACATCAAATGTGGTAGCGACCAGCTCTTTTTGGTCAGTGGTCCATGTGTGATAGAGACCGAGGATGTGATGCTCCGCACCGCTGAAAAGCTGAAAGAAGTAAGCGAACGGATAAAGGTGCCGGTGATCTACAAAAGCAGCTTTACAAAAGACAACCGCAGCAGCGTGGATTTCTACCAAGGTCCTGGATTGGATGAGGGATTGAAGCTTTTGCAGCGGATCAAGAATGATTTCGGGTTTCCCATTCTTACGGACATCCACTACCCTTCTCAGGCCAAGCCAGCAGCGGAAGTTTGCGATGTGCTGCAGATACCGGCCTATCTCTGCATGCAGACCACCTTGGTGACCGAAGCTGCCAAGACCGGTGCTGTGATCAATCTGAAACATGGACAGTTCCTTGCGCCGGAGAACATGATCAAGCCAGCGCAAAAATGCGAGAGTGTGGGCAATAGCGAGATCATCCTAACGGAACGGGGGTACACCTTCGGCTACAATGATCTGGTGGTGGATCCACGGGCATTCTACCATTTGCGCCAGACCGGCTACCCGATCATTTTCGACATCACCCATAGCATCCGCAAGTACGGTATTCCAAGTGCGGATCCACGCGGCGGTAACCGCGAAGTAATGCCCACCATTGCACGTGCAGGAGTTGCTGCTGGCATCGATGGTGTGTTCATCGAAACGCACCCAGATCCAAGCAAAGCCTTATGCGACGCAGCAAGTCAGCTCTGCGTGTACGATCTGGAAGAATTCATGAAACCTTTGATCGACCTACACGCCGTTGAGGTGAAATACCGTCAACAACCTGTAACCATTTAA
- a CDS encoding 3'-5' exonuclease — protein sequence MTTDLFGTPPPTKLTLERPLAVFDLETTGVRIGTDRIIQIGIMRLLPDGSREKYQTLVNPEMPIPTEATEVHGITDADVADSSTLKDLAPIIIEELAGCDLSGFNLLRFDVPFLAEELHRVGFEWDHASSRIVDVQRIYHKMEPRNLSAALKFYTGRDHEGAHDALADVEATADVLLAQLERYPDKLEGTIDFLGKLSGDRERSPDAAGKLTFNDKGAICLSFGKYKGWTLENIGKNDPGYMQWLMTKADLPASTLTIMKNTLEAIGS from the coding sequence ATGACAACAGACCTATTCGGGACACCCCCACCCACGAAATTGACACTTGAACGCCCTTTAGCCGTATTCGACCTGGAGACCACTGGCGTGCGCATTGGCACGGACCGCATTATCCAGATCGGGATAATGCGGCTCTTACCTGATGGGTCACGAGAAAAATACCAGACCTTGGTGAATCCGGAAATGCCGATACCGACTGAAGCAACCGAAGTGCACGGCATTACCGATGCCGACGTAGCCGACTCCTCCACCCTTAAAGATCTTGCTCCCATCATCATCGAGGAACTGGCGGGCTGCGACCTTTCCGGCTTTAACCTATTGCGGTTCGATGTGCCGTTCCTTGCTGAGGAGCTGCACCGTGTAGGCTTTGAGTGGGACCACGCCAGTTCTCGCATTGTGGATGTGCAACGCATCTATCACAAAATGGAACCCCGCAACCTTAGCGCTGCACTGAAATTCTACACCGGCCGTGACCATGAAGGCGCCCACGATGCACTGGCCGATGTGGAAGCCACAGCCGATGTGCTACTGGCCCAACTGGAACGCTATCCGGATAAGCTGGAAGGAACGATCGACTTCCTAGGCAAACTTAGCGGTGACCGCGAACGCAGCCCGGACGCTGCGGGCAAGCTCACCTTCAACGACAAAGGCGCCATCTGCCTAAGTTTCGGCAAATACAAAGGCTGGACCTTGGAGAACATCGGCAAGAACGACCCCGGTTACATGCAATGGCTCATGACCAAAGCGGACCTTCCTGCCAGTACGTTGACGATCATGAAGAATACGTTGGAGGCTATTGGTTCTTAA
- a CDS encoding DUF2141 domain-containing protein, with the protein MKRITALSAILFCSSFLFAQTTLTIEVQVKDIVAGGVIRAALCANEAAFTTEKGCAFKAVKVDGKSISLTYSGLANGTYALKLFQDVDSDEKLGTNALGIPNEPFGFSNNAMGHFGPPSFEQAAFKVGSEPITIKVKLKG; encoded by the coding sequence ATGAAACGGATCACAGCGCTCAGTGCCATTCTATTCTGCTCGAGTTTTCTATTCGCACAGACCACGTTGACGATCGAAGTGCAGGTCAAAGATATAGTTGCAGGAGGTGTGATACGCGCCGCATTGTGTGCAAATGAGGCTGCTTTCACTACCGAAAAAGGCTGTGCGTTCAAAGCTGTGAAAGTCGATGGTAAGTCAATTTCACTGACCTACTCAGGTCTTGCGAATGGTACGTATGCCCTGAAATTATTTCAAGACGTTGATAGTGATGAGAAGCTTGGAACAAACGCCTTAGGCATCCCTAACGAGCCTTTCGGATTCAGTAATAACGCAATGGGACATTTCGGTCCACCAAGTTTCGAGCAGGCCGCTTTTAAAGTCGGGAGCGAGCCAATTACCATAAAGGTGAAATTGAAAGGTTGA
- a CDS encoding fumarylacetoacetate hydrolase family protein, whose translation MKLIHIGRNYGEHIKELGNDLPAEPVVFLKPESALIPPYGPITLPTFSDDIHHEIELVYSIIRKNGKAVADKVTIGLDLTARTLQRQLKEAGLPWEKAKSFDGSAYVASEFTALDSYPKGHHIDFMLKRNGKVVQSGHNGEMIFPIDALISNVEKYMLLETGDLIFTGTPSGVGVIEDGDQLEGYLLGELLFDLKVEKVKVKALAM comes from the coding sequence ATGAAACTGATCCACATTGGCCGGAACTACGGCGAACACATCAAGGAACTTGGCAATGACCTACCGGCTGAACCCGTAGTATTCCTCAAGCCGGAAAGTGCGTTGATCCCACCCTACGGACCGATAACATTGCCAACTTTCAGTGATGATATCCATCATGAGATCGAGCTTGTCTATTCGATCATCCGCAAGAATGGCAAAGCCGTTGCCGATAAGGTCACCATTGGGTTGGATCTTACCGCGCGCACCTTGCAAAGGCAATTGAAGGAAGCTGGTCTGCCTTGGGAAAAGGCAAAGAGCTTCGATGGCTCAGCTTACGTAGCCAGTGAATTCACTGCGTTGGATTCGTATCCGAAAGGCCACCACATCGACTTCATGTTGAAGCGAAACGGTAAAGTGGTGCAAAGCGGCCACAACGGGGAAATGATCTTCCCGATCGACGCTCTGATCTCCAATGTGGAGAAATACATGCTCTTGGAAACCGGAGACCTGATCTTCACCGGAACCCCTTCCGGTGTTGGTGTTATTGAGGACGGAGATCAATTGGAGGGCTATTTACTGGGCGAATTGCTCTTCGACCTGAAGGTGGAAAAGGTGAAAGTGAAAGCATTGGCAATGTAG
- a CDS encoding phosphatase yields MPETRYKTPKKELETRMNGIKAVIFDWDGVFNDGFKDEAGGSPFSEVGSMGVNLLRFALWLKYGELPKAAVITGKQNHYAESFAQRERMHGVYMGFSHKPDAFNVFLAEHALKADEVAFVFDDVLDLSLAAICGVRIMIGSSPTAWLVDQVIARGEVDVVTGNSGGENGLREATDILIDLLGNGKAVLDNRVGFTSEYQQYLSERQALVPKVVRNA; encoded by the coding sequence ATGCCCGAAACACGCTATAAGACGCCCAAGAAAGAGCTTGAGACGCGGATGAACGGCATTAAGGCCGTGATCTTCGATTGGGACGGGGTTTTCAATGATGGGTTCAAGGACGAGGCTGGAGGCAGCCCGTTCAGCGAAGTGGGCAGCATGGGCGTGAATTTGTTACGCTTTGCGTTATGGCTGAAGTATGGTGAACTGCCCAAAGCAGCGGTGATCACCGGCAAGCAGAACCACTATGCAGAAAGCTTCGCGCAGCGCGAACGCATGCATGGCGTATACATGGGCTTCAGCCATAAACCGGATGCGTTCAATGTCTTCCTTGCCGAACACGCGCTGAAGGCTGATGAGGTCGCTTTTGTTTTTGACGATGTGCTGGACCTTTCCTTGGCCGCGATCTGCGGGGTTCGGATCATGATCGGCAGCTCGCCTACCGCTTGGCTCGTGGATCAGGTGATCGCACGAGGCGAAGTGGACGTCGTTACCGGAAATAGTGGCGGCGAGAATGGATTACGCGAAGCAACTGACATACTGATCGATCTGTTGGGAAATGGCAAGGCGGTATTGGATAACCGTGTCGGATTTACTTCCGAATACCAGCAGTACTTATCGGAACGTCAAGCGCTAGTGCCGAAGGTGGTGCGGAATGCATAG
- a CDS encoding 2-oxo acid dehydrogenase subunit E2, protein MSQIDILLPKMGESVAEATIIKWLKKEGEHVEADEPIVEIATDKVDSEVPAPEAGILTKQLVKEGDVVKVGQLIAQIGGAAGASAPVAAAAAPKAVLAPQSNGTSHNEPAPVEAGMDTVQRTGPSGKFYSPLVRNIAKSEGIGITELESIAGTGEGGRVTKKDILNYLPGRGASGSPATQIAPEPVSTPNPSSRSQSTAAPSPPTLQLGDGDEVIEMDRMRKMIADHMVKSKQTSPHVTSFVEADVTELVLWRDRIKKAFEQREGEKITFTPIFIMALAQAIKEMPMINIQVSGATIIRKRDINIGMAAALPSGNLIVPVIKNADQYNLTGLAKKVNDLAARARAGKLTPDEISGGTYTVTNVGTFGNVLGTPIINQPQVAIMAMGAIRKKPAVIETPQGDMIAIRHQMFLSHSYDHRVVDGALGGRFVRRVADILEAWSMDRDF, encoded by the coding sequence ATGTCCCAGATCGATATACTCCTACCCAAAATGGGCGAAAGCGTAGCTGAAGCCACCATCATCAAATGGCTGAAGAAAGAAGGTGAACATGTGGAAGCTGATGAGCCTATTGTAGAGATCGCAACAGATAAAGTGGACAGTGAAGTACCAGCGCCCGAAGCCGGGATTCTTACAAAACAATTGGTCAAGGAAGGCGACGTTGTCAAAGTAGGTCAGCTGATCGCGCAGATCGGTGGCGCCGCTGGAGCCAGCGCACCAGTTGCTGCGGCTGCCGCACCCAAAGCGGTTCTTGCTCCACAAAGCAATGGAACCTCACATAATGAGCCTGCGCCAGTGGAAGCCGGTATGGATACCGTACAACGTACTGGACCAAGCGGTAAATTCTACTCGCCGTTGGTCCGCAACATTGCAAAAAGCGAAGGCATTGGGATAACCGAACTGGAAAGCATTGCCGGGACCGGTGAAGGTGGCCGTGTAACAAAGAAGGACATATTGAACTACCTACCCGGCCGTGGTGCATCAGGATCCCCAGCGACACAAATTGCTCCGGAACCTGTTAGTACGCCCAACCCAAGCTCACGATCGCAGTCCACCGCTGCACCAAGCCCACCAACACTACAACTCGGCGATGGCGATGAAGTGATCGAGATGGACCGCATGCGAAAAATGATCGCCGATCATATGGTCAAGAGCAAGCAGACCAGCCCGCATGTCACCAGTTTTGTTGAGGCTGACGTAACGGAATTGGTGCTTTGGCGCGATCGCATCAAGAAGGCATTCGAGCAGCGTGAGGGAGAAAAGATCACGTTCACGCCCATCTTCATCATGGCATTGGCGCAAGCCATCAAGGAAATGCCAATGATCAATATCCAAGTCAGTGGAGCCACGATCATTAGGAAACGGGATATCAACATCGGCATGGCCGCTGCTTTACCCAGTGGCAACCTTATCGTACCGGTCATCAAGAATGCTGATCAGTATAATTTGACCGGACTTGCTAAAAAAGTGAACGATCTAGCGGCTCGGGCACGCGCTGGAAAGTTGACACCGGACGAGATCAGCGGAGGCACCTACACCGTAACGAACGTCGGCACATTTGGCAACGTTCTGGGAACTCCGATCATCAATCAGCCCCAAGTAGCGATCATGGCAATGGGTGCAATTCGTAAGAAACCTGCTGTAATAGAAACCCCACAGGGCGATATGATCGCTATTCGACATCAAATGTTCCTCTCGCACAGTTATGATCACAGGGTCGTGGATGGTGCGCTGGGCGGGCGTTTCGTGCGTCGCGTTGCCGATATTCTCGAAGCTTGGAGCATGGATCGTGACTTTTAG
- a CDS encoding T9SS type A sorting domain-containing protein: MQIDPQVKNSVALAGLILISATVVAQPFSVGHKSVEFYDSDRDRNVATEIYYPADVAGNDVPVSVGNFPVLVYGHGFVMGWDSYANVWNDLVPKGYVICFPNTETSFSPDHGQFGLDIRFIAAQMQLEAQDNNSIFFNSLAPETALMGHSMGGGASFLAAENNPNITALVNFAAAETNPSAIMAARNITVPSLIFSATSDCVAPANVHQDIMYDSLSSSCKTQVNLINGGHCNFANSNTFCGLGETFCGGSGSLTRTQQQAVTSDLLGLWLDYTLRGNLNSFAVFNDSLVSSTRVSYSQQCLTVGLTDLSATNELGVYPNPVIDKFDLRIPNQYTDGILTMFNLVGQQVDQRKITSTIDEVDMTSYPTGTYFLRYEKNAKILYNKIIKIVR, encoded by the coding sequence ATGCAGATCGATCCACAAGTAAAAAACTCAGTTGCTCTCGCAGGACTGATCCTTATTTCAGCAACGGTTGTTGCGCAACCTTTCAGCGTAGGCCACAAGAGCGTTGAGTTCTATGATAGTGATCGAGATCGCAACGTTGCGACCGAGATCTATTACCCAGCCGATGTTGCTGGCAACGATGTGCCTGTTTCCGTTGGGAATTTTCCCGTGCTGGTCTATGGCCATGGATTTGTAATGGGCTGGGATTCTTACGCTAACGTTTGGAACGATCTGGTGCCGAAAGGCTATGTGATCTGCTTTCCGAATACGGAAACGAGTTTTTCACCGGATCACGGGCAGTTCGGTCTGGACATTCGATTCATAGCTGCTCAGATGCAGCTCGAAGCCCAGGACAACAATTCGATCTTCTTCAATTCTTTAGCTCCCGAAACAGCCCTAATGGGTCATTCAATGGGTGGTGGAGCTTCGTTCTTAGCGGCGGAGAATAATCCGAACATTACTGCTTTGGTGAATTTTGCGGCTGCGGAAACCAATCCATCTGCAATTATGGCCGCAAGGAACATTACAGTTCCTTCACTCATATTCTCAGCTACATCTGATTGTGTTGCTCCAGCTAACGTCCATCAGGACATTATGTATGACAGCCTAAGTTCTAGTTGCAAGACGCAGGTCAATTTGATCAATGGTGGTCACTGCAACTTTGCGAACAGCAATACATTTTGCGGGTTAGGTGAAACATTCTGTGGCGGAAGTGGCAGCCTTACCAGAACTCAACAACAAGCGGTTACGAGTGATCTTTTGGGCCTTTGGTTGGATTATACGTTGAGGGGAAACCTGAATTCCTTTGCAGTTTTCAACGACTCTTTAGTGAGTTCTACCAGAGTGAGTTATTCGCAACAGTGCCTTACTGTTGGCTTAACGGACTTAAGTGCTACCAACGAGTTAGGCGTCTATCCGAATCCGGTAATTGATAAGTTCGATCTGCGTATACCCAATCAGTACACGGATGGCATACTCACCATGTTCAACCTGGTCGGTCAGCAAGTTGATCAACGCAAGATCACCAGTACCATTGATGAAGTTGATATGACCAGCTATCCCACCGGAACTTACTTCCTTCGGTATGAAAAGAACGCGAAGATCCTGTACAACAAGATCATCAAGATCGTTCGCTAG
- a CDS encoding CBS domain-containing protein: protein MELYLDSADIKEIDDAFKLGFVTGLTTTPTFMHRGGVTDIDKMILDLAKKVPILQVEALGETAEEVVKEAKRQLKMGLKKSTTVFKIPVSLEGLRACKMLRDEGIMVNVHLVYTLQQAYMAMQAGATYVCPLVGRLQDQGHDALALVEQCVRAVNYYGYDTKIMFSSVRTVEHVRNAVELGVHTITVPWKLMKQLTDNHFTTIGTQQFYEHTRLITMKVKDILPRNNPIVKDGVTVSDALVTMTKHGYGAVMVVDGKGKNIGVFTDGGLRRGLEKDGNKFLAKKLNTLKFNAPYTISPESLLDEAQKAFKDHKVDTLSVSENGKQLGMLDIQDLLKAIAG, encoded by the coding sequence ATGGAACTTTACTTAGACAGTGCAGACATAAAAGAGATCGACGACGCCTTCAAACTCGGCTTTGTGACGGGTCTTACCACCACACCAACATTCATGCACCGTGGCGGTGTAACGGACATCGATAAGATGATCCTGGACCTTGCCAAAAAAGTGCCTATTCTTCAGGTAGAGGCCCTTGGCGAAACCGCTGAAGAAGTTGTAAAGGAAGCGAAGCGTCAGTTGAAGATGGGCTTGAAAAAGAGCACCACGGTCTTCAAGATCCCGGTTAGCTTGGAAGGATTGCGTGCTTGCAAAATGCTCCGCGACGAAGGCATTATGGTGAATGTGCATTTGGTGTACACGTTGCAACAGGCCTACATGGCCATGCAAGCTGGTGCTACCTATGTGTGCCCGTTGGTCGGTCGTTTACAGGATCAGGGCCATGATGCGCTGGCACTCGTTGAGCAATGTGTTCGGGCAGTGAACTATTACGGTTATGACACTAAGATCATGTTCAGCAGCGTGCGTACCGTAGAGCATGTTCGCAACGCCGTGGAACTGGGTGTACATACCATCACCGTGCCTTGGAAGTTGATGAAACAATTGACCGACAACCACTTCACCACGATCGGCACACAACAATTCTACGAGCACACCCGCCTGATCACCATGAAGGTGAAGGACATTCTGCCACGCAACAATCCGATCGTAAAGGACGGAGTTACCGTAAGTGATGCGTTGGTCACGATGACCAAGCATGGTTACGGTGCCGTTATGGTGGTAGATGGCAAGGGCAAGAACATCGGTGTATTCACGGATGGCGGTCTTCGTCGTGGGCTTGAGAAGGATGGCAATAAATTCCTCGCTAAAAAGCTGAACACCCTGAAATTCAATGCGCCATACACCATAAGCCCGGAGTCGCTTTTGGATGAAGCACAGAAAGCATTCAAGGATCACAAAGTGGATACATTAAGCGTAAGCGAGAACGGCAAGCAGTTGGGTATGCTCGATATTCAGGATCTGTTGAAGGCGATCGCAGGATAG
- a CDS encoding leucyl/phenylalanyl-tRNA--protein transferase: MPSEHGPLTSDTLLSAYIRGIFPMAHHDGELYWHDPDPRAIFVLNELIPNSRTQRFFRNKGYGTTVNTRFEQVIRACANREECWLTEEMIAAYIDLHKKGFALSVETWEMGELIGGIYGVNIGNAFFGESMFSRKPNASKAAFYRLAEFLRSENYTLFDTQYMNDHTRMLGAIEIPRADFRVLLSEALPA; encoded by the coding sequence ATGCCTAGTGAGCACGGGCCGCTTACTTCCGATACCCTTTTGTCCGCCTACATCCGTGGTATTTTTCCGATGGCGCACCACGATGGTGAATTGTATTGGCATGACCCTGACCCGCGAGCCATTTTTGTGTTGAATGAATTGATCCCCAACTCGCGCACACAACGGTTCTTTCGCAATAAAGGGTACGGTACCACGGTCAACACGCGTTTCGAGCAGGTGATCCGCGCGTGTGCGAACCGCGAAGAATGTTGGCTCACGGAGGAGATGATCGCGGCGTACATCGACCTGCACAAGAAAGGCTTTGCACTCAGTGTGGAGACCTGGGAAATGGGCGAATTGATAGGAGGTATCTACGGTGTTAATATCGGTAATGCCTTTTTTGGGGAAAGTATGTTCAGCCGTAAACCCAACGCTAGCAAAGCGGCATTCTATCGACTCGCTGAGTTCTTGCGTTCCGAGAACTACACGCTATTCGATACGCAATACATGAATGACCATACGAGAATGCTCGGTGCCATTGAGATACCGCGTGCTGACTTTCGGGTATTGCTGAGTGAGGCATTGCCTGCTTAG